From Orcinus orca chromosome 3, mOrcOrc1.1, whole genome shotgun sequence, a single genomic window includes:
- the ANKRA2 gene encoding ankyrin repeat family A protein 2 isoform X4, whose product MATSANLDIGAQLIVEECPSSYSLTGMPDIKIEHQLDSNAEEGSAQGVSMGMKFILPNRFDMNVCSRFVKSLNEEDSKNIQDQVNSDLEVASVLFKAECSIHTSPSPGIQVRHVYTPSTTKHFSPIKQSTTLTNKHRGNEVSTTPLLANSLSVHQLAAQGEMLYLAARIEQENVINHTDDEGFTPLMWAAAHGQIAVVEFLLQNGADPQLLGKGRESALSLACSKGYTDIVKMLLDCGVDVNEYDWNGGTPLLYAVHGNHVKCVKMLLENGADPTIETDSGYNSMDLAVALGYRSVQQVIESHLLKLLQNIKE is encoded by the exons ATGGCTACATCAGCAAATTTGGATATTGGAGCCCAGCTGATAGTAGAAGAGTGCCCCAGCAGTTACAGTCTAACTGGCATGCCAGACATTAAAATAGAACATCAGCTGGACTCAAATGCAGAAGAAGGATCAGCTCAGGGTGTTTCCATGGGGATGAAATTCATACTGCCTAACAGATTTGATATGAATGTCTGTTCTCGGTTTGTGAAGTCCTTAAATGAAGAAGATAGTAAAAATATTCAAGATCAAGTTAACTCTGACCTGGAGGTGGCATCTGTCCTATTTAAAG cTGAATGCAGTATCCATACATCTCCTTCTCCGGGAATTCAAGTAAGGCATGTCTACACTCCCTCTACAACAAAGCACTTCTCACCCATAAAACAGTCAACTACTTTAACCAACAAACACAGAGGAAATGAGGTCTCAACCACACCTCTGTTAGCAAATT CTTTGTCTGTTCACCAGTTGGCTGCTCAGGGAGAGATGCTCTACCTGGCTGCTCGTATTGAACAAG aaaatgttatCAATCACACGGACGACGAAGGATTTACTCCTCTGATGTGGGCTGCAGCACACGGGCAAATAGCTGTGGTAGAGTTTCTACTTCAGAAT GGTGCTGATCCCCAGCTTTTAGGAAAAGGTCGAGAAAGTGCACTGTCATTAGCCTGTAGTAAGGGCTACACAGATATTGTCAAAATGCTGCTGGATTGTGGAGTTGATGTAAATGAATATGACTGG AATGGAGGGACGCCTTTGCTTTACGCTGTACATGGAAATCATGTGAAATGTGTAAAAATGCTCTTAG AAAATGGAGCTGACCCAACAATTGAAACCGACTCTGGATACAATTCTATGGATCTAGCTGTAGCCTTGGGCTATAGAAGTG TTCAACAGGTTATTGAGTCACATTTACTGAAACTGCTTCAGAACATCAAGGAGTAG
- the ANKRA2 gene encoding ankyrin repeat family A protein 2 isoform X1, with protein MATSANLDIGAQLIVEECPSSYSLTGMPDIKIEHQLDSNAEEGSAQGVSMGMKFILPNRFDMNVCSRFVKSLNEEDSKNIQDQVNSDLEVASVLFKAECSIHTSPSPGIQVRHVYTPSTTKHFSPIKQSTTLTNKHRGNEVSTTPLLANSLSVHQLAAQGEMLYLAARIEQENVINHTDDEGFTPLMWAAAHGQIAVVEFLLQNGADPQLLGKGRESALSLACSKGYTDIVKMLLDCGVDVNEYDWNGGTPLLYAVHGNHVKCVKMLLENGADPTIETDSGYNSMDLAVALGYRSGNPWVAFISYDIEKGCVAMTLFSTSVKASLGVRISLETWALTEALASRTHASSQGSQGQMHSLQDLSSPTRDRTCTPAVKVPSPNHWTAGEFPKKLF; from the exons ATGGCTACATCAGCAAATTTGGATATTGGAGCCCAGCTGATAGTAGAAGAGTGCCCCAGCAGTTACAGTCTAACTGGCATGCCAGACATTAAAATAGAACATCAGCTGGACTCAAATGCAGAAGAAGGATCAGCTCAGGGTGTTTCCATGGGGATGAAATTCATACTGCCTAACAGATTTGATATGAATGTCTGTTCTCGGTTTGTGAAGTCCTTAAATGAAGAAGATAGTAAAAATATTCAAGATCAAGTTAACTCTGACCTGGAGGTGGCATCTGTCCTATTTAAAG cTGAATGCAGTATCCATACATCTCCTTCTCCGGGAATTCAAGTAAGGCATGTCTACACTCCCTCTACAACAAAGCACTTCTCACCCATAAAACAGTCAACTACTTTAACCAACAAACACAGAGGAAATGAGGTCTCAACCACACCTCTGTTAGCAAATT CTTTGTCTGTTCACCAGTTGGCTGCTCAGGGAGAGATGCTCTACCTGGCTGCTCGTATTGAACAAG aaaatgttatCAATCACACGGACGACGAAGGATTTACTCCTCTGATGTGGGCTGCAGCACACGGGCAAATAGCTGTGGTAGAGTTTCTACTTCAGAAT GGTGCTGATCCCCAGCTTTTAGGAAAAGGTCGAGAAAGTGCACTGTCATTAGCCTGTAGTAAGGGCTACACAGATATTGTCAAAATGCTGCTGGATTGTGGAGTTGATGTAAATGAATATGACTGG AATGGAGGGACGCCTTTGCTTTACGCTGTACATGGAAATCATGTGAAATGTGTAAAAATGCTCTTAG AAAATGGAGCTGACCCAACAATTGAAACCGACTCTGGATACAATTCTATGGATCTAGCTGTAGCCTTGGGCTATAGAAGTG GTAATCCTTGGGTGGCCTTCATCTCATATGACATTGAAAAAGGATGTGTGGCCATGACCCTTTTCAGTACTTCAGTGAAAGCCAGCCTGGGAGTAAG GATTTCCTTGGAGACATGGGCGTTGACTGAAGCACTGGCCTCCAGAACCCATGCCAGCTCACAGGGGTCACAAGGCCAG atgcacagcttgcaggatcttagttctcctaccagggatcgaacctgcaccccagcagtgaaagtgccgagtcctaaccactggactgccggggaatttcctaaaaaattattttag
- the ANKRA2 gene encoding ankyrin repeat family A protein 2 isoform X3, protein MATSANLDIGAQLIVEECPSSYSLTGMPDIKIEHQLDSNAEEGSAQGVSMGMKFILPNRFDMNVCSRFVKSLNEEDSKNIQDQVNSDLEVASVLFKAECSIHTSPSPGIQVRHVYTPSTTKHFSPIKQSTTLTNKHRGNEVSTTPLLANSLSVHQLAAQGEMLYLAARIEQENVINHTDDEGFTPLMWAAAHGQIAVVEFLLQNGADPQLLGKGRESALSLACSKGYTDIVKMLLDCGVDVNEYDWNGGTPLLYAVHGNHVKCVKMLLENGADPTIETDSGYNSMDLAVALGYRSEQPCILDSPSVSKFRNQEQKTQ, encoded by the exons ATGGCTACATCAGCAAATTTGGATATTGGAGCCCAGCTGATAGTAGAAGAGTGCCCCAGCAGTTACAGTCTAACTGGCATGCCAGACATTAAAATAGAACATCAGCTGGACTCAAATGCAGAAGAAGGATCAGCTCAGGGTGTTTCCATGGGGATGAAATTCATACTGCCTAACAGATTTGATATGAATGTCTGTTCTCGGTTTGTGAAGTCCTTAAATGAAGAAGATAGTAAAAATATTCAAGATCAAGTTAACTCTGACCTGGAGGTGGCATCTGTCCTATTTAAAG cTGAATGCAGTATCCATACATCTCCTTCTCCGGGAATTCAAGTAAGGCATGTCTACACTCCCTCTACAACAAAGCACTTCTCACCCATAAAACAGTCAACTACTTTAACCAACAAACACAGAGGAAATGAGGTCTCAACCACACCTCTGTTAGCAAATT CTTTGTCTGTTCACCAGTTGGCTGCTCAGGGAGAGATGCTCTACCTGGCTGCTCGTATTGAACAAG aaaatgttatCAATCACACGGACGACGAAGGATTTACTCCTCTGATGTGGGCTGCAGCACACGGGCAAATAGCTGTGGTAGAGTTTCTACTTCAGAAT GGTGCTGATCCCCAGCTTTTAGGAAAAGGTCGAGAAAGTGCACTGTCATTAGCCTGTAGTAAGGGCTACACAGATATTGTCAAAATGCTGCTGGATTGTGGAGTTGATGTAAATGAATATGACTGG AATGGAGGGACGCCTTTGCTTTACGCTGTACATGGAAATCATGTGAAATGTGTAAAAATGCTCTTAG AAAATGGAGCTGACCCAACAATTGAAACCGACTCTGGATACAATTCTATGGATCTAGCTGTAGCCTTGGGCTATAGAAGTG AACAACCTTGTATTCTGGACTCTCCTTCAGTTTCaaaatttagaaaccaagaaCAGAAAACCCAGTAA
- the ANKRA2 gene encoding ankyrin repeat family A protein 2 isoform X2 has protein sequence MKKIVKIFKIKLTLTWRWHLSYLKVESYAECSIHTSPSPGIQVRHVYTPSTTKHFSPIKQSTTLTNKHRGNEVSTTPLLANSLSVHQLAAQGEMLYLAARIEQENVINHTDDEGFTPLMWAAAHGQIAVVEFLLQNGADPQLLGKGRESALSLACSKGYTDIVKMLLDCGVDVNEYDWNGGTPLLYAVHGNHVKCVKMLLENGADPTIETDSGYNSMDLAVALGYRSGNPWVAFISYDIEKGCVAMTLFSTSVKASLGVRISLETWALTEALASRTHASSQGSQGQMHSLQDLSSPTRDRTCTPAVKVPSPNHWTAGEFPKKLF, from the exons ATGAAGAAGATAGTAAAAATATTCAAGATCAAGTTAACTCTGACCTGGAGGTGGCATCTGTCCTATTTAAAGGTTGAAAGTTATG cTGAATGCAGTATCCATACATCTCCTTCTCCGGGAATTCAAGTAAGGCATGTCTACACTCCCTCTACAACAAAGCACTTCTCACCCATAAAACAGTCAACTACTTTAACCAACAAACACAGAGGAAATGAGGTCTCAACCACACCTCTGTTAGCAAATT CTTTGTCTGTTCACCAGTTGGCTGCTCAGGGAGAGATGCTCTACCTGGCTGCTCGTATTGAACAAG aaaatgttatCAATCACACGGACGACGAAGGATTTACTCCTCTGATGTGGGCTGCAGCACACGGGCAAATAGCTGTGGTAGAGTTTCTACTTCAGAAT GGTGCTGATCCCCAGCTTTTAGGAAAAGGTCGAGAAAGTGCACTGTCATTAGCCTGTAGTAAGGGCTACACAGATATTGTCAAAATGCTGCTGGATTGTGGAGTTGATGTAAATGAATATGACTGG AATGGAGGGACGCCTTTGCTTTACGCTGTACATGGAAATCATGTGAAATGTGTAAAAATGCTCTTAG AAAATGGAGCTGACCCAACAATTGAAACCGACTCTGGATACAATTCTATGGATCTAGCTGTAGCCTTGGGCTATAGAAGTG GTAATCCTTGGGTGGCCTTCATCTCATATGACATTGAAAAAGGATGTGTGGCCATGACCCTTTTCAGTACTTCAGTGAAAGCCAGCCTGGGAGTAAG GATTTCCTTGGAGACATGGGCGTTGACTGAAGCACTGGCCTCCAGAACCCATGCCAGCTCACAGGGGTCACAAGGCCAG atgcacagcttgcaggatcttagttctcctaccagggatcgaacctgcaccccagcagtgaaagtgccgagtcctaaccactggactgccggggaatttcctaaaaaattattttag